The DNA segment AAGTCAGCTCCACCTGCACCAAAGGAGGTGGTCCAACCGGCAAGGATGTAACCGCCTTCGCTCGTTACATCTAGCCACTCACATACTTCTGCTCCATCTCCGTAGGTTCGTGTCCATAATGTATCGCCCTGGGCATCGGTTTTAAGTAACCAAACCGCAGAAGAGTTGTTTAACTGCCGGGTGCCACCCACAACATAGCCGCCGTCAGGTGTCTGTATTACACTACCAGGAGCGGCTATATCCACCGTATCTTCTTCACTTTCGCCGCCGTAGGTTTTAGCCCATACGCTGTCACCCTGGGAATCGGTCTTGAGCAACCAGATAGCCCCTCTCACTCGTGGCGGGGGGGAGAATGAGGGGGGGATACACGCGGTGACGATGTAACCACCATCTGAAGTCTGTTTTACACACGAGGCCTCCTTTACTCCTTCAAACTCTTCATAAGAGTCTCCATACATTTGGTTCCACAGCTCTTCGCCTACTTGGTTGGTCTTGCGCAGCCAAATACCATTCATACTGCGAATCGTATTCCCTACGGTAATATAGCCGCCATCATCCGTTTCCTCTACCCAGGCGCCCGAGTGCAATCGCCAGTCACTGTCATACACGCGAGACCAAAGGCTATCTCCATCGGCGTTCGTTTTGAGCAGCCACATGACGTATCCCACACTAGATGTCATTGATCCAGTAAATATGTAACATCCATCAGAGGTAGTTTGTACACATCTAGCATGGCCGTTAGGGTAAAGTTTTGTCCATAATGTGTGCCCCAAGGAATCTGTTTTGAGCAGATTAAAGGATGGTGTGCTAACGGTAATTATGTACCCACCGTCAGGGGTAGGCTGTGCACAGTGGCCGTAATCGTGACCATCTCCGCCGTAGGTACGTGTCCAGCCTGCGCTGGCTGTTTGGAAGAGTGCCGCAAGCACTGTCAAGATAATAACACACCAGAATCTTTTCATCATTGCCTCCTTTCGTTGGTTAACTTGTTTCCAAAATCCTCACCCTGTATTACACAGCAATTAACGTGCCAGGTTGATTTAGGACTTATCTTACGTAAAACCTTAACTTGTCTAAGTGGATGCTTCCAGCCAATTAACCTTTTGTGTAACCTATTAGCACCCCACGCATCTACTTCGTAGCTGCGCGGGGACCCCGAAATGGTAAAGAAATTTACCTCTTAGCGGCGGATATGTAAGGGCACAGAGAAACGCACTATCTCGGTAGGGGTCCAGGCCTCGAAGGTCACCGAGCTTTTGAAAAGTGCGGGGTCACGGATGCCATCCCTAGGTCGAAGCGGAAGCTCGAATTCTTCATCCGGCGCGATAGCACTTTTGGTAAGCTCAACTCCCTTAAGTACAGCTGGCGCCTCTATAAGCTGGAGGTTGTATCCGGTATCTGAGAAGTTAACCAGCTTAAGTGTAACCTCGTCTGCGAGTGAGTCTATCCGGTTGAAGTGCAGATAGGCAGGCTCCACCTGGAATGGTGTGCGGGAGTAGTCCCCGTAGAGGCGGATGGTTACGTTAACCTTCAAGAGGGAGTCTCGAGGGTCGTTTGAACGTATGTAGGCCCACTTGACGCGCTCCGCGAAGAAACCATGGGTGTCGAAGATGAAGTCGAATGACGTGCTGTCACCGGGTGCAAGCTGGTTGCGCCGCAGCTCGGTAGCGGTGCAGCCGCAGAAGGTGCGGATTTTTTTGATCTCAAGAGGCTCATCACCGCGGTTGTATATCCAGAAGGTGTGGCGGTAGTGCTCTCCTACAAACGCGTAGCCGAAGTCGAAGCTCTGCTCCGAAGCCTCGATCTTCGGCGCACTTACAAGTAGAACTCCTAACATAAGAAGCGAAAAATTCATAACTTACCTCCATTTATTGAAAGAGTTTCTGATTCGTTACCGCGCCATAAGATCCCAATCCATACCAGGGCAAAGAGAACAAGTATCCCACCTGTAGCCAGCAGGACATAGGTAAACTCGACCTTTTCCGCGATGAACCCTGCCGGCACCGCGGTAACCAGAAACGCCAGGCTGGCAAGCGTCTCGCGCCACGCGAATAGCCTACCCCTGGCCCGGGCAGGGATGCGCTCCTGGATTATGGTATCCTGGCTGATGTTGATGGCGGAGAAGAGTATCCCTGCCACAAACACCACCAACCCCATTATAACAGCCATGATAAGGTTAAGTGTGGCGTCTGCAAGCACCCGCTCAAGGCCTACCAAGAGATAGCTTCCTCCTCCGATAGCGAAGAGCAGCCCTGTGAGGATGTAACTGACTATGATGAGGCGGTCCTTGCGGAACGCAGGCCCAATGATGCCGGTAAGCAAGGGGCCCAGGAACATACCACCCGCGGCCGCAGCGGCAAGGAGCGTTACCCCTATGGTTCCCATCGAAAGCGTCTGCTGAACGGTCGGAACGATCACCGTGAACGCCACGCCTGATACAAAGAAAAGTGCCACTATCGAGAGCATAACGAAACGCATCATGCGGGTTTGGGTCATGAGACGGATACCTTCTTTGATCTCTTTCAGGTAGCCCGAGACCTTTTTACCTGTTTCTACCACGGTATCCGCCGCATGCAGGATAATAGGTTTCTCATCGACCTTTATAAAGAGGATGAGTACAAACGAGATCACGTAGGTGATGGCGTCTATGACAAACCCCAGCCGCCAGCCTATCCAGGCTACGAGGAACCCCCCTGCGAAGGTTCCGATGCCGGTGGCCGCGCGCAAAAGGGTAAGGTTCGCGGAGTTGGCCTGCATGAGCTCTTTCTTGTCTACGATCAGGGGCACGATTGCAAGGCGGGCCGAGGAGAAGAAGAAACCGAAGATGTAGACTACGAATGCAACCCCGAGCATCCAGATAAGGTGGCCTGAGAGGAGGTATACAAAAGGCAGGGAGGCGATGAGCAGGGCACGCACCGCATCACTAACTAAAAGCACGCGTTTCTTTCGCCAGGAGTCAAGCAAGGGTCCTGCCACAGGACCGAGTATGATCGAGGGAAGCGTGAAGATCACAGCAATACCCCCGAACGCCGCGAACCGACCGAAGAACTCGGCACCTAAAAGCTCGATGAACGCCATCTGGGTGAAGCGGTCGCCGATCTGGGAGATCATGTTGGCTGCCACGAACAGGGCAAAGTTGCGGTTGCGGAACAGTCGAAAGAACGTCTTGGTATCTATCTTTGAGATAGGACCCTCCTTGCCTGCGCTACATCCTCCTTAACCTGTTCCTTGAGGGCTGCAAGTGATGAGAACTTCCTGTCAGGGCGCAGCCTTTCTACGAAGTGGATAATCGGTTTTGTTTCCTCCTCAGGGGAACCCTCCAACAGATGCGCCTCGATTTTGTGCGTTGAATCGCCGAAGGTTGGGCTTGATCCGATGTAGCATATACCTGGCCGGCGTCCTGTTCCGAACCTCACCGCATAGATGCCGTCCGGTGGCACCAGTTTATGTGTATCGTCAGGTTTTAGGTTCACAGTCGGGGTATCAAGGAGTGCACCTGCCCTGCCAAGTCCTCTGGCTGCCTCGCCTTTGAGTCTGTACTCGTAACCCAGCAAAGCGTTGGCGCGGCAGATGTGCCCCAGAAGCAGAAGCTCCCTTATCCGTGTGGCGCTGATCGGCTCGCCCTCAAACTCCTCCTTGGCAATGACCCTCACATCAAATCCATGCTCCTGGCCTGCACTGCGTAACACCTCAACGTCGCCTGCGCGTTTGCGGCCGAAGCGGAAGCCCTGACCAACCGTTAGGAGTCTTATATTCATCGTAAGAAGTTCATCCGATACGAACCGTTCGGGTTCCTTGTCTACCACCCCTGAGAAACCAAGGAAACGGACCTGGGCTATTCCGGCAGCAAGGAGCAGCTCCTCCTTCTCCTTCTTTGTGGTCAAGAGAAAGTTAAAGTGGGGGTTGAAGTAGAGTGATGGCGGGGGATCAAAGGTTATGGCAACAGACTGTATGTTACGTTTCCTGGCTTCGTCAAGTAGCGCACGAATAAGGGTTGCGTGCCCTTTATGCACCCCGTCGAAGGAGCCTATGACTGCAGCTCGATCAGCCAACGCTTTCTCCATTGTTGTATATAAGGCGTCGCGACCAGAGCTTGCCATCCCTAGGTTCGCATAGGAAAGCCTGACGGTGATCCGTGGAGAAGACTACAGAACTCGGAGCATCAAGGAGTTTGGGGTTGACACCTTGAGATAGCGGCTTGCCCTGCATCAGACGCGATGCGTTCTCCTCCGAGACCTCTGCCTGAGGCAGATGGGAAAGAAGCTTGCGGATCGGGATCATAGACTCTCTTATACCCTCGATAGTGATATTGTCAAGAGGCAAGGCATCCTTAAGTTCGAATCCTCCGATCCGAGTGCGGCAAAGGGCTGCAAGCGATGCCGGAAGCCCCAGCTCTTCGCCAATCTCTCGAGCAAGAGACCGAATATAGGTGCCGGACGAGACCCTTGTACGGATTTCGAGTAAGGGGTTTTGCCATGATAAAAGTTCGATCTCGTATATCGTTACCCTTCGTTCGGGCAGCTCGAACTCCTCACCCGCCCTTGCCAAATCGTATGCCCTGCGGCCTTTTATCTTTACGGCGGAGTAGCGAGGTGGACGTTGCATCCTTTCCCCTTTGAGCCTATCCAGAGCGTTGCGGATCGGTTCTTCATCCAGAGGTGGAACCTCGACCTCCTCCAGCGTCTTACCTTCAGCGTCTAATGTATCCGTTCTTACCCCTAATCTTACCGCAGCCTCATACTCCTTGTCCAGATCCTTCAGGAGATGTTGCACCCTGCTCGCCTCCCCCACGAGGATTAGAATCAGTCCTTCAGCCGC comes from the candidate division TA06 bacterium B3_TA06 genome and includes:
- the truB gene encoding tRNA pseudouridine(55) synthase TruB — encoded protein: MRGSEETGNRRNQEVSCVRGGLALYKPRGISSFDVIRRLRPILLTKTKLGHTGTLDPAAEGLILILVGEASRVQHLLKDLDKEYEAAVRLGVRTDTLDAEGKTLEEVEVPPLDEEPIRNALDRLKGERMQRPPRYSAVKIKGRRAYDLARAGEEFELPERRVTIYEIELLSWQNPLLEIRTRVSSGTYIRSLAREIGEELGLPASLAALCRTRIGGFELKDALPLDNITIEGIRESMIPIRKLLSHLPQAEVSEENASRLMQGKPLSQGVNPKLLDAPSSVVFSTDHRQAFLCEPRDGKLWSRRLIYNNGESVG